A single genomic interval of Hevea brasiliensis isolate MT/VB/25A 57/8 chromosome 4, ASM3005281v1, whole genome shotgun sequence harbors:
- the LOC110672788 gene encoding glucan endo-1,3-beta-glucosidase 5 isoform X2, which yields MGSVGGIGVNWGTQATHPLPPSTVVGMLKDNGFQKVKLFDADSDALNALSNTGIQVMVGIPNDLLNTLANSMEAAENWVAKNVSSHISTNGVDIRYVAVGNEPFLSTYNGSFLGTTLPALQNIQAALIKAGLSTLVKVTVPLNADVYETSTDLPSGGDFRADIHDLMLSIVKFLSENGAPFTVNIYPFISLYEDPNFPIAYAFFDSNSSAINDGGTIYKNVFDANHDTLVWALQKNGYENLSIIIGEIGWPTDGDKNANLKNAQQFNQGFMNRIIAGQGTPLRPGPLDAYLFSLVDEDAKSIQPGNFERHWGLFYFDGQPKYTLTMGTTSSNSLVPARGVQYLAQQWCIMSPSASLDDPQVEPSVNYACANADCTALGYGTSCGNLDARGNISYAFNSYYQQNNQLESACQFPNVSVITNKDPSTGDCKFRIMIKTVTSGVGLRSKLLMPAGLAMSVPVFLFTLV from the exons ATGGGTTCAGTTGGTGGAATTGGTGTGAACTGGGGAACACAGGCAACGCACCCTTTGCCGCCTTCAACAGTGGTGGGAATGCTCAAGGACAATGGCTTTCAAAAGGTTAAGCTTTTTGATGCAGATTCGGATGCTTTGAATGCTCTCAGTAATACTGGGATTCAGGTGATGGTGGGCATTCCTAATGATCTGCTCAATACTCTGGCTAATAGTATGGAAGCTGCTGAGAATTGGGTTGCCAAGAATGTCTCCTCTCATATCTCCACCAATGGTGTAGACATCAG GTATGTTGCAGTTGGAAATGAACCATTCTTGTCTACATACAATGGAAGCTTTTTAGGAACAACTCTTCCTGCTCTTCAAAATATCCAAGCGGCTCTGATAAAAGCAGGATTAAGCACTCTGGTGAAAGTCACTGTTCCTCTCAATGCGGATGTATATGAGACTTCAACAGATCTGCCATCTGGTGGTGACTTCCGAGCAGATATCCACGACCTAATGTTATCAATCGTCAAGTTCTTGAGCGAAAATGGAGCTCCATTTACTGTGAACATCTATCCTTTTATAAGCCTATATGAGGATCCCAATTTCCCTATTGCCTATGCATTCTTCGACAGCAATTCATCTGCTATAAATGATGGTGGAACAATCTACAAGAATGTTTTTGATGCGAATCATGATACACTTGTGTGGGCATTACAGAAAAATGGATACGAAAACTTGTCCATTATCATTGGAGAAATCGGGTGGCCTACGGATGGAGACAAAAATGCCAACTTGAAGAATGCCCAGCAGTTCAACCAAGGATTTATGAACCGTATCATTGCCGGGCAGGGAACCCCACTGAGACCTGGTCCCCTGGATGCCTATTTATTTAGCCTCGTTGATGAAGATGCCAAGAGCATTCAACCAGGTAACTTTGAGCGCCATTGGGGATTATTTTACTTCGACGGACAGCCCAAGTACACACTAACTATGGGGACAACAAGTTCTAACAGTCTGGTACCAGCAAGGGGTGTACAATATTTAGCTCAACAATGGTGTATAATGTCGCCATCGGCAAGCCTTGATGACCCACAAGTTGAACCTAGTGTGAATTATGCTTGTGCTAATGCTGACTGCACTGCCTTAGGGTATGGGACTTCTTGTGGAAATCTGGATGCACGAGGGAATATCTCTTATGCATTTAACAGTTACTATCAACAGAACAATCAGCTTGAGAGTGCCTGCCAGTTCCCCAATGTCTCAGTTATCACTAATAAAGACCCATCTACTGGAGATTGCAAATTTAGGATCATGATCAAAACAGTGACCTCGGGAGTAGGTCTCAGATCAAAGCTTTTGATGCCTGCTGGTTTGGCGATGTCAGTGCCTGTGTTCCTATTCACGCTTGTGTGA
- the LOC110672785 gene encoding beta-amyrin 28-monooxygenase-like has product MDILIPFAFFLITLPFLFIMFKQKSNASEVKDLPPGNTGWPLIGESIEFLSTGRKGQPEKFIFDRMTKFSSKVFKTSLFCEPAAVFCGAAGNKFLFSNENKLVTAWWPNSVNKIFPSSNQTSSQEESKRMRKLLPQFLKPEALQRYISTMDAIAQRHFAFDWDNKQQVTVFPLAKMYTFSIACRLFLSMEDREQLEKFAKPFEVLASAIIAIPIDFPGTPFNRGIRASNLVRKELAKIIKQRKIDLAENKASPTQDILSHMLTTADENGQCMNEMDIANRILGLLIGGHDTASAAITFVVKYLAELPQVYNKVLEEQKEIAKAKAPGELLNWEDIQKMKYSWNVACEVMRLAPPLQGAFREAMTDFTYADYTIPKGWKLYWSANSTHRNPECFPEPEKFEPSRFDGNGPAPYTFVPFGGGPRMCPGKEYARLEILVFMHNVVKKFKWEKLLPQENIIVDPLPIPAKGLPICLHPHNP; this is encoded by the exons atggACATTCTTATTCCCTTTGCCTTCTTCCTCATCACTCTTCCATTCTTATTCATCATGTTCAAACAAAAATCCAATGCCTCCGAAGTTAAGGATCTTCCCCCTGGCAATACGGGCTGGCCGCTCATCGGCGAGAGCATAGAGTTCTTAAGCACCGGGAGAAAGGGTCAGCCAGAGAAGTTCATATTCGATCGAATGACAAAGTTTTCAAGCAAGGTCTTCAAGACCTCGTTGTTTTGCGAACCAGCTGCAGTGTTTTGTGGGGCAGCGGGGAACAAATTCTTGTTCTCCAATGAGAACAAGCTGGTCACTGCATGGTGGCCCAACTCTGTCAACAAAATCTTCCCTTCCTCTAACCAAACCTCTTCGCAGGAGGAATCGAAGAGAATGAGAAAGCTTCTTCCGCAATTTCTGAAGCCAGAAGCACTTCAAAGATACATTAGCACCATGGATGCTATTGCGCAAAGGCATTTTGCATTCGACTGGGATAACAAACAACAAGTGACTGTTTTCCcattagctaaaatgtacactttcTCGATAGCTTGTCGCTTGTTCCTAAGCATGGAAGATCGCGAGCAATTGGAAAAGTTTGCCAAGCCATTCGAGGTTTTGGCCTCAGCGATTATAGCAATTCCTATTGATTTTCCAGGGACACCCTTCAACCGCGGGATCAGAGCATCAAATTTGGTGAGAAAGGAGCTGGCAAAGATTATCAAGCAAAGGAAGATTGATCTAGCGGAGAACAAGGCATCTCCAACACAAGATATATTGTCTCACATGCTAACCACGGCAGACGAGAACGGGCAGTGCATGAATGAAATGGACATAGCAAATAGGATTCTTGGTTTGCTTATTGGAGGCCACGACACAGCCAGTGCTGCCATAACATTTGTTGTCAAATATCTTGCGGAGTTGCCTCAAGTCTACAACAAGGTTTTAGAgg AACAAAAGGAAATCGCAAAAGCAAAAGCACCAGGAGAGCTGTTGAATTGGGAGGACATACAAAAGATGAAATACTCGTGGAACGTAGCATGCGAGGTAATGAGACTTGCTCCTCCTCTCCAAGGAGCTTTCCGAGAGGCCATGACCGACTTCACCTATGCTGATTACACAATACCTAAGGGTTGGAAG TTGTACTGGAGTGCCAATTCCACACACAGAAACCCTGAATGTTTCCCAGAACCAGAAAAATTTGAGCCGTCAAGGTTTGATGGGAACGGGCCGGCCCCTTACACGTTTGTTCCATTTGGAGGAGGACCTAGGATGTGTCCTGGTAAAGAATATGCTAGGTTGGAAATTCTGGTTTTCATGCACAACGTTGTGAAAAAGTTTAAATGGGAGAAGCTCCTTCCTCAAGAGAACATCATTGTTGATCCTCTTCCAATCCCCGCTAAAGGCCTCCCTATCTGCCTCCATCCTCACAACCCTTAA
- the LOC110672788 gene encoding glucan endo-1,3-beta-glucosidase 5 isoform X1: protein MGSILGLVSSGHLVALWLLCIQVKMGSVGGIGVNWGTQATHPLPPSTVVGMLKDNGFQKVKLFDADSDALNALSNTGIQVMVGIPNDLLNTLANSMEAAENWVAKNVSSHISTNGVDIRYVAVGNEPFLSTYNGSFLGTTLPALQNIQAALIKAGLSTLVKVTVPLNADVYETSTDLPSGGDFRADIHDLMLSIVKFLSENGAPFTVNIYPFISLYEDPNFPIAYAFFDSNSSAINDGGTIYKNVFDANHDTLVWALQKNGYENLSIIIGEIGWPTDGDKNANLKNAQQFNQGFMNRIIAGQGTPLRPGPLDAYLFSLVDEDAKSIQPGNFERHWGLFYFDGQPKYTLTMGTTSSNSLVPARGVQYLAQQWCIMSPSASLDDPQVEPSVNYACANADCTALGYGTSCGNLDARGNISYAFNSYYQQNNQLESACQFPNVSVITNKDPSTGDCKFRIMIKTVTSGVGLRSKLLMPAGLAMSVPVFLFTLV, encoded by the exons ATGGGATCGATCCTAGGTTTGGTGTCTAGTGGGCATCTTGTTGCCTTGTGGTTGTTATGTATTCAAGTGAAGATGGGTTCAGTTGGTGGAATTGGTGTGAACTGGGGAACACAGGCAACGCACCCTTTGCCGCCTTCAACAGTGGTGGGAATGCTCAAGGACAATGGCTTTCAAAAGGTTAAGCTTTTTGATGCAGATTCGGATGCTTTGAATGCTCTCAGTAATACTGGGATTCAGGTGATGGTGGGCATTCCTAATGATCTGCTCAATACTCTGGCTAATAGTATGGAAGCTGCTGAGAATTGGGTTGCCAAGAATGTCTCCTCTCATATCTCCACCAATGGTGTAGACATCAG GTATGTTGCAGTTGGAAATGAACCATTCTTGTCTACATACAATGGAAGCTTTTTAGGAACAACTCTTCCTGCTCTTCAAAATATCCAAGCGGCTCTGATAAAAGCAGGATTAAGCACTCTGGTGAAAGTCACTGTTCCTCTCAATGCGGATGTATATGAGACTTCAACAGATCTGCCATCTGGTGGTGACTTCCGAGCAGATATCCACGACCTAATGTTATCAATCGTCAAGTTCTTGAGCGAAAATGGAGCTCCATTTACTGTGAACATCTATCCTTTTATAAGCCTATATGAGGATCCCAATTTCCCTATTGCCTATGCATTCTTCGACAGCAATTCATCTGCTATAAATGATGGTGGAACAATCTACAAGAATGTTTTTGATGCGAATCATGATACACTTGTGTGGGCATTACAGAAAAATGGATACGAAAACTTGTCCATTATCATTGGAGAAATCGGGTGGCCTACGGATGGAGACAAAAATGCCAACTTGAAGAATGCCCAGCAGTTCAACCAAGGATTTATGAACCGTATCATTGCCGGGCAGGGAACCCCACTGAGACCTGGTCCCCTGGATGCCTATTTATTTAGCCTCGTTGATGAAGATGCCAAGAGCATTCAACCAGGTAACTTTGAGCGCCATTGGGGATTATTTTACTTCGACGGACAGCCCAAGTACACACTAACTATGGGGACAACAAGTTCTAACAGTCTGGTACCAGCAAGGGGTGTACAATATTTAGCTCAACAATGGTGTATAATGTCGCCATCGGCAAGCCTTGATGACCCACAAGTTGAACCTAGTGTGAATTATGCTTGTGCTAATGCTGACTGCACTGCCTTAGGGTATGGGACTTCTTGTGGAAATCTGGATGCACGAGGGAATATCTCTTATGCATTTAACAGTTACTATCAACAGAACAATCAGCTTGAGAGTGCCTGCCAGTTCCCCAATGTCTCAGTTATCACTAATAAAGACCCATCTACTGGAGATTGCAAATTTAGGATCATGATCAAAACAGTGACCTCGGGAGTAGGTCTCAGATCAAAGCTTTTGATGCCTGCTGGTTTGGCGATGTCAGTGCCTGTGTTCCTATTCACGCTTGTGTGA
- the LOC110672787 gene encoding DDB1- and CUL4-associated factor homolog 1, whose translation MDESSSEAQGHAAGAPSSLTVNTHSTSQSQSQQERGVGEDEEDGTTKEEEELLDKAQKLMDKITSSPDNPNPTVLHALSSLLEAQESLYVEGNGHSSFNNSRASHTIGRLGNLVRENDEFFELISSKFLSETRYSASIQAAASRLLMNCSLTWIYPHVFEEPVLENIKSWVMDETARFSGEDRYWKHEMGKKEASDSEMLKTYSTGLLSVCLAGGGQIVEDVLTSGLSGKLMHFLRIRVLGETSENQKDATYLTESKSASAVTCVRGREEGRGRVRQVLEASHVDNLRVTDERALDDQVGGEPLDRLPQGADMIDADGGDKLHGRDPRDGKIKFGDFDESGRDDSSRRRPSRGWPRPRGKGRANESAFDNEQVLASPGSGSRSGQGRSSRDRNLMKNLDLRRGQDARKCAGNSNPDGLNLEREDSDDCFQECRIGTKDISDLVKKAVRAAEAEARAANAPAEAIKAVGDAAAEVVKSAALEEFKSSNKEEAAVLAASRAASTVIDAANAIEVSRNSSSNDDSVALRGTETEGPEDAEEYFIPDSESLAQIREKYCIQCLEILGEYVEVLGPVLLEKGVDVCLALLQRSSKHKEASKGATLLPDVMKLICALAAHRKFAALFVDRSGMQKLLAVSRVEQTFFGLSSCLFTIGSLQVIMERVCALPSDVVYQVVELAIQLLDCPQDQARKNAALFFGAAFVFRAVIDAFDGQDGLQKLLALLNDAASVRSGVNSGALNMSGSAALRNDRSSADVLTSSEKQIAYHTCVALRQYFRAHLLLLLDSIRPNKNNRSVARSIPSVRAAYKPLDISNEAMDAVFLQLQKDRKLGSAFVKTRFPAVDKFLAFNGHITMLELCQAPPVERYLHDLLQYALGVLHIVTLVNDSRKMIVNATLSNNRVGIAVILDAANISGNYVDPEIIQPALNVLINLVCPPPSISNKPPVLAQGQQNVSGQLANASAMETRDRSTERNQSELRERNGESSVGDRGSAAVSASRSISSTSQTPVPTATSGLVGDRRIFLGTGAGCAGLAAQMEQGYRQAREAVRANNGIKVLLHLLQPRIYSPPAALDCIRALACRVLLGLARDDTIAHILTKLQVGKKLSELIRDSGSHTPGTDQGRWQAELAQVAIELIAIVTNSGRASTLAATDAATPTLRRIERAAVAAATPISYHSRELLLLIHEHLQASGLAETAAALLKEAQLTPLPSLAAASSLMHQASTQETPAVQLQWPSGRSPCGFLCNKSKASVRDEDSSLKCDSALSSKKKPLVFSPTFGLQSRNHSQFHDSNQSLSKKTISCSKESAAPGNLLEAPSESLPKSNPDTESLCKTPIVLPMKRKLLDLKDVGLASSGKRVNTSEHGLRSPVCLTPNALRKSSLFGDAAGFLTPSSNLRDSHGRSTSSSFVDYGDDNQYGNSTQLGLPNDHQPSNSERLSLDALVVQYLKHQHRQCPAPITTLPPLSLLHPHLCPEPKRSLDAPSNVTARLGTREFRSIYGGVHGNRRDRQFIYSRFRLLRTCRDDADALLTCITFLGDSSHIAVGSHTGELKIFDSNSNSVLESCTSHQSPLTLIQSYLSGETQLLLSSSSQDVRLWDASSISGGPMHSLEGCKAARFSNSGSIFATLTTEIARREILLYDVQTCHVESTLSDTIGSSTGRGHVYSLIHFSPSDTMLLWNGVLWDRRLSGPVHRFDQFTDYGGGGFHPAGNEVIINSEVWDLRKFRLLRSVPSLDQTAITFNACGDVIYAILRRNLDDVMSAVHTRRVKHPLFAAFRTVDAINYSEIATIPVDRCVLDFATEATDSFVGLITMDDQEEMYSSARIYEIGRRRPTDDDSDPDDAETEDDDDDDDEDDGDVDPMLGPDLDGDGESDTDDMSNEDDDDSLSELDDEEDGDFIMDDADFDGGPGILEIVTEGDEDDDDSQVVESYSSGEEDDLVGNGFNY comes from the exons ATGGACGAATCATCGAGCGAGGCCCAAGGCCACGCTGCTGGTGCTCCTTCTTCTCTTACAGTGAATACTCACTCGACATCCCAATCGCAATCGCAGCAGGAAAGAGGAGTCGGGGAAGACGAGGAAGATGGAACTACCAAGGAAGAGGAAGAATTGCTGGACAAGGCACAGAAATTGATGGATAAGATCACATCTTCCCCGGATAACCCTAATCCTACCGTCCTCCACGCCCTTTCCTCTCTCCTCGAAGCTCAGGAGTCTCT GTACGTGGAAGGGAATGGTCATTCATCTTTTAATAATAGTCGTGCTTCTCATACTATTGGTCGGCTTGGGAACTTAGTGCGG GAGAATGATGAATTTTTTGAATTGATATCTTCAAAGTTTCTTTCTGAAACTAGATATTCAGCCTCCATTCAGGCAGCTGCTTCAAGGCTTCTCATGAACTGTTCTCTAACTTGGATT TATCCACATGTTTTTGAAGAACCTGTATTGGAAAACATAAAAAGCTGGGTGATGGATGAGACTGCTAGATTTTCTGGTGAGGATCGCTACTGGAAGCATGAAATGGGGAAAAAGGAGGCCTCAGATTCTGAAATGTTGAAGACCTATTcaactggacttctttcagtatgTTTGGCAGG TGGTGGTCAAATAGTTGAGGATGTATTGACATCTGGATTGTCTGGAAAGCTTATGCACTTTCTTCGCATTCGTGTCCTTGGGGAGACGAGTGAAAACCAGAAAGATGCTACTTATTTAACGGAGAGCAAGAGTGCATCTGCTGTTACTTGTGTTAGAGGCAGAGAAGAAGGTAGGGGTAGGGTGCGGCAGGTTCTGGAGGCATCTCATGTAGATAATCTGAGGGTAACAGATGAGAGGGCTCTGGATGATCAAGTCGGTGGAGAACCACTTGATAGGTTGCCTCAAGGGGCAGATATGATTGATGCTGATGGTGGGGACAAATTGCATGGTCGAGACCCACGAGatggaaaaataaaatttggAGATTTTGATGAGAGTGGAAGAGATGACTCATCGAGACGCAGGCCTTCACGTGGATGGCCAAGGCCTAGAGGGAAGGGAAGAGCTAATGAATCTGCTTTTGATAATGAGCAGGTTTTGGCATCTCCAGGATCTGGTAGCCGATCAGGACAGGGACGAAGTTCTAGAGATAGgaatttgatgaaaaatttagatttgagaaGAGGACAAGATGCAAGAAAGTGTGCAGGAAATTCCAATCCTGATGGTTTAAATTTGGAACGAGAGGATTCTGATGATTGCTTTCAGGAATGCAGAATTGGAACAAAAGACATATCTGATCTGGTCAAGAAAGCAGTTAGAGCTGCTGAAGCTGAAGCTAGAGCTGCAAATGCACCTGCTGAAGCCATCAAAGCTGTTGGTGATGCTGCTGCTGAAGTTGTCAAGAGTGCAGCCTTAGAG GAATTTAAATCTTCCAACAAAGAAGAAGCTGCAGTTTTAGCTGCTTCCAGAGCTGCATCTACTGTTATTGATGCTGCTAATGCAATTGAAGTTTCTCG GAACAGTAGCAGCAATGATGACTCAGTGGCTCTTCGTGGTACAGAAACAGAAGGACCTGAGGATGCTGAAGAATATTTCATCCCTGATTCTGAATCACTTGCACAGATTAGGGAAAAATACTGCATCCAGTGCCTTGAGATATTAGGGGAATATGTAGAAGTTCTTGGGCCTGTCCTGCTTGAAAAGGGAGTAGACGTGTGCCTTGCATTATTACAGCGCAGTTCTAAACATAAGGAGGCATCAAAGGGAGCAACGCTCTTGCCTGATGTGATGAAGCTCATCTGTGCTTTGGCTGCTCATCGGAAATTTGCTGCTTTATTTGTGGATCGCAGTGGAATGCAGAAATTGCTTGCTGTCTCTAGGGTAGAACAAACATTCTTTGGtctatcttcatgcttatttactATTGGTTCTCTTCAG GTGATAATGGAACGTGTATGTGCACTACCTTCAGATGTTGTCTACCAAGTGGTCGAGTTAGCTATTCAACTTCTTGATTGCCCTCAGGATCAAGCCCGCAAAAATGCGGCCTTATTTTTTGGTGCTGCATTTGTCTTCAGAGCTGTTATTGATGCTTTTGATGGTCAGGATGGTTTACAGAAGTTACTGGCCCTTTTAAACGATGCTGCCTCAGTGAGATCTGGTGTTAATTCTGGTGCATTAAACATGTCTGGTTCAGCAGCTCTTCGTAATGATCGCTCATCAGCTGATGTACTGACATCATCAGAGAAGCAGATAGCTTATCACACCTGTGTGGCTTTACGACAGTATTTCAGAGCACATCTTCTTTTGCTCTTGGATTCCATTCGTCCCAATAAAAACAATCGGAGTGTGGCTCGAAGCATTCCAAGTGTAAGGGCTGCATACAAGCCTCTTGACATTAGTAATGAGGCTATGGATGCAGTCTTTCTGCAGTTACAGAAGGATAGAAAGCTGGGTTCTGCATTTGTGAAGACTCGTTTTCCAGCAGTTGACAAGTTCCTGGCTTTTAATGGGCACATTACCATGTTAGAATTGTGTCAG GCCCCACCTGTTGAGCGGTATTTGCATGACCTGCTTCAGTATGCATTGGGTGTTCTGCACATTGTTACGTTGGTAAATGACAGCCGCAAAATGATTGTAAATGCCACATTAAGTAATAATCGTGTTGGTATAGCTGTAATTTTGGATGCAGCAAATATTTCTGGTAATTATGTGGACCCTGAG ATTATACAGCCAGCATTAAATGTGTTGATCAATCTTGTTTGTCCACCCCCTTCAATTAGCAACAAACCCCCTGTTCTTGCACAAGGCCAGCAGAATGTTTCTGGCCAACTTGCAAATGCTTCTGCCATGGAAACTAGAGATAGAAGTACAGAACGTAACCAGAGTGAACTAAGAGAGCGTAATGGAGAGTCTAGTGTTGGTGATCGAGGCAGTGCAGCAGTTTCTGCTTCTAGATCCATCAGTAGCACTTCACAAACACCTGTTCCTACTGCAACTTCAGGATTGGTTGGAGATCGAAGAATATTTTTAGGTACTGGAGCAGGTTGTGCTGGCCTTGCTGCACAAATGGAACAAGGATATCGTCAAGCAAGGGAGGCTGTTCGTGCCAACAATGGCATAAAGGTTCTTCTTCACCTTCTACAACCACGCATATATTCACCTCCTGCTGCTCTTGACTGTATTCGAGCTCTTGCATGCCGAGTACTGCTTGGTCTAGCTAGGGATGATACAATTGCTCACATATTGACTAAACTTCAG GTTGGAAAAAAGTTGTCAGAGCTAATTCGAGATTCGGGTAGCCATACACCTGGAACTGACCAAGGCAGGTGGCAAGCCGAACTTGCTCAGGTGGCAATTGAACTAATTGCG ATTGTGACCAATTCAGGGCGTGCCAGTACATTGGCTGCCACTGATGCTGCTACCCCTACACTTAGGCGCATAGAAAGAGCAGCAGTTGCTGCTGCAACACCTATCTCTTATCACTCTAG GGAACTTCTGCTCCTCATACATGAACACCTTCAGGCTTCTGGTTTGGCTGAAACTGCTGCTGCACTGCTGAAAGAGGCTCAGTTGACACCTTTGCCTTCACTGGCGGCTGCATCTTCCCTCATGCACCAAGCCTCCACACAAGAAACTCCTGCAGTGCAGCTTCAGTGGCCCTCTGGTCGATCACCTTGTGGATTTCTTTGCAACAAATCAAAAGCAAGTGTACGTGATGAGGATTCCAGCTTGAAATGTGATTCAGCTTTGTCTTCAAAGAAGAAACCACTAGTTTTCTCCCCAACTTTTGGTTTACAGTCAAGAAATCATTCTCAGTTCCATGATTCTAATCAATCATTATCCAAGAAAACCATAAGTTGTTCGAAAGAGTCTGCCGCTCCTGGAAATTTGTTAGAAGCACCGTCAGAATCCTTGCCAAAAAGTAATCCTGATACAGAGTCTTTATGCAAAACTCCAATTGTACTGCCAATGAAACGGAAATTATTGGATCTGAAAGATGTTGGATTGGCATCATCTGGGAAGCGAGTCAACACTAGTGAGCATGGACTTCGGTCTCCTGTTTGTTTGACTCCCAATGCTTTGCGTAAGAGCAGTTTGTTTGGCGATGCTGCTGGGTTTTTAACTCCTAGTTCTAATTTGAGGGATTCACATGGTCGATCAACATCAAGCAGTTTTGTAGATTATGGAGATGACAACCAATATGGTAACTCTACCCAGCTCGGGCTTCCAAATGATCACCAACCAAGCAACTCAGAGCGATTATCTCTTGATGCTCTTGTTGTTCAGTACCTGAAGCACCAGCATCGCCAGTGCCCAGCTCCCATAACCACTcttcctcctctctctctcttacacCCACATTTATGTCCTGAACCAAAAAGGAGCCTCGATGCCCCATCAAATGTAACAGCTAGGCTTGGTACACGTGAATTCAGAAGTATATATGGTGGGGTTCATGGAAATCGCCGGGATCGTCAATTTATATACAGCAGATTTAGGCTGTTGAGAACTTGCAGGGATGATGCTGATGCCCTTTTGACATGCATAACTTTTCTTGGGGATTCCTCTCATATTGCAGTTGGCAGTCATACTGGAGAGCTTAAGATTTTTGACTCCAACAGCAACAGTGTGCTGGAGAGCTGCACAAGCCACCAGTCTCCTTTGACACTCATTCAGTCATATCTTTCTGGTGAAACACAACTGCTGCTCTCTTCAAGCTCCCAGGATGTGCGCTTGTGGGATGCCTCTTCAATCTCAGGTGGACCTATGCATTCACTTGAAGGATGCAAGGCTGCAAGGTTTAGTAATTCTGGGAGCATATTTGCCACCTTGACAACTGAGATAGCTCGACGAGAAATTCTCCTTTATGATGTCCAAACTTGTCATGTGGAATCAaccctgtcagatacaattggtAGTTCTACTGGTCGGGGGCATGTATATTCCCTTATACACTTCAGCCCTTCAGACACAATGTTGCTTTGGAATGGGGTCTTGTGGGATAGGCGGCTGTCTGGTCCTGTTCACCGCTTTGATCAGTTCACGGATTATGGGGGTGGGGGATTTCATCCTGCTGGGAATGAG GTGATTATAAACTCTGAGGTTTGGGATCTCCGCAAATTTAGGCTCCTTCGAAGTGTACCTTCACTGGACCAAACAGCAATAACATTTAATGCATGTGGTGATGTCATTTATGCAATCTTGAGGAGAAATCTTGACGATGTAATGTCAGCAGTTCACACCCGTCGAGTTAAGCACCCCCTATTTGCAGCTTTCCGCACTGTAGATGCCATCAATTACTCAGAGATCGCCACCATACCAGTAGACCGTTGTGTCCTTGATTTTGCAACAGAGGCAACTGATTCTTTTGTTGGTTTGATTACAATGGATGACCAAGAAGAGATGTATTCGTCTGCTAGGATCTACGAGATTGGCCGGCGGAGGCCAACTGACGATGATTCTGATCCTGATGATGCTGAAACtgaggatgatgatgatgatgatgatgaagatgatgGTGATGTAGATCCTATGCTGGGTCCAGACCTGGATGGGGATGGCGAGAGTGACACTGATGATATGAGCAATGAGGATGATGATGATAGTTTGAGTGAGCTTGATGATGAAGAGGACGGAGACTTTATCATGGATGATGCAGACTTTGATGGGGGGCCTGGGATACTGGAGATTGTGACCGAGGGTGATGAGGATGATGATGACAGTCAAGTGGTTGAATCTTACAGCAGTGGCGAGGAGGATGACTTGGTGGGTAATGGTTTTAACTATTAA